GCGTACTTGCGGCACGGCGTCACCGAGGGCGGCGGCGATCACATCGGCGTCGCGGCCCATCAGCACCACGGCGCGGCAATGCGCAGCCACCGGGCCTTTGAGGTCCTTGAAGTCGGCGCCTTTGCCGTCGCCACCGGCGATCAGCACCAGCTTGCCGTCGATATCGGCACCCAGGCCTTCGATGGCAGCCAACGCAGCACCGACGTTGGTGGCCTTGGAGTCGTTGTAATAGCTGACGCCATTCAGGTCGCGTACCCATTGGCAGCGATGCTCAAGGCCGCCGAAGGTGCGCAGGCTCGACAGCATGGCGTCGAACGGCAAGCCCACGGCATGCCCAAGCGCCAACGCCGCCAGGGCATTGGACTGGTTATGCGCGCCACGGATTTTCAGTTCGCGCACCGGCATCAGGTTCTGGAATTCGAAGGCCAGGTATTTCTCGCCGTTCTCTTCACGAATACCGAAGGCCTTGAAATCAGGTTTGCCCAGGCCGAAGGTCCAGCAAGGCATGCCTTCGCCCATCAGTGGACGGCTCAGCGCATCCTGGCGGTTGACCACAAATTGCTTGGCACCACGGAAGATCCGATGCTTGGCCAGGTGGTAGGCCGGCAGGCCGCTGTAGCGGTCCATGTGGTCTTCGCTGACGTTCAGCACGGTGGCCACTTCGGCGCCCAGGTCGTGAGTGGTTTCCAGCTGGAAGCTCGACAGCTCCATCACGTACAGCTCGACGTCGTCGCTAAGCAGGTCCAGCGCCGGGGTGCCAAGGTTGCCGCCCACGGCCACGCGCTTGCCGGCCGCAGCCGCCATCTCGCCGACCAGGGTAGTCACGGTGCTTTTCGCGTTGGAACCACTGATCGCAATGATCGGCGCCTTCGCGTTACGCGCGAACAGGTCGATATCGCCGGACAGCTTCACGCCACGCGCCGCTGCAGCTTGCAGGGCCGGTGTCGCCAGGGCCAGGCCCGGGCTCACGTAGAGCTCGTCGGCGCGGCACAGAAATTCGACATCCAGCTCGCCACAGCGCACTTCCACGTGCGGGTAGTCACGGCGCAGCGTGACCAGCTCCGGTGGATTTTCCCGCGTATCGGCCACGGCAAACGACGTGCCCCGGTTCGCCAGGAAGCGAACCAGGGACATGCCGCTCTTGCCGAGGCCGACAACGATGCGGAAGTGGTCTGAAGCGATCAGGGACACTCGTTTCTACCTCAGTTTCAGGGTGGCAAGGCCGACCAGTACCAGAATCACGGTGATGATCCAGAAACGGACGATCACGCGTGGCTCAGGCCAGCCCTTGAGTTCAAAGTGGTGGTGAATCGGCGCCATGCGAAACACGCGGCGCCCGGTCAATTTGAAGGAAGCCACCTGGATGACCACCGACAGGGTTTCCATCACGAACACACCGCCCATGATGAACAACACGATTTCCTGACGAACGATCACCGCGATGGTGCCCAGGGCTGCGCCCAGCGCCAGTGCGCCGACGTCGCCCATGAAGACTTGTGCCGGGTAGGTGTTGAACCACAGGAAGCCCAGGCCGGCACCGATCAACGCGCCGCAGAACACAATCAGCTCACCCGCGCCCGGTACATAAGGGATGAGCAGGTATTCGGCGAATTTCACGTTACCCGACAGGTAGCAGAAGATGCCGAGCGCGCCGCCCACCATCACCGTCGGCATGATCGCCAGGCCGTCGAGGCCGTCGGTGAGGTTCACCGCGTTGCTGGAGCCGACGATCACGAAGTAGGTCAACACCACAAAACCGATGCCCAGCGGAATGCTCGCATCCTTGAGCATCGGGATGATCAAGGTGGTTTCCACCGCACTTGGCGCGGTCATGAACAGGAAAATCGCTGCGCCCAAACCAAACACCGACTGCCAGAAATACTTCCAGCGGCTTGGCAGCCCCTTGGAGTTCTTCTCGATCACTTTGCGGTAGTCGTCGACCCAGCCGATGGCGCCAAACAACAGGGTCACCAGCAGCACAGTCCAGACGTAGCGGTTATGCAGGTCGGCCCAGAGCAAGGTGCTGATGCCGATGGACGACAGGATCAGCGCGCCGCCCATGGTCGGAGTGCCGGACTTGGACAGGTGCGACTGCGGGCCGTCATTACGAACCGATTGACCAATTTGCAGGTTCTGCAGGGTGCGGATCATCCACGGCCCCAGGAACAGCGACAGAGACAGCGCGGTCAGCACACCCAGAATCCCGCGCAGGGTCAGGTACTGAAAGACCGCGAAGCCTTTGTGGAACTGTTGCAGATACTCAGCCAGCAGCAGCAGCATTAATGTTTCTCCGTACTTGAGCCACACAAGGCCGCGACGACGTTTTCCATCACCGCGCTGCGCGATCCCTTGATCAAAATGGTTGTGTGTTTGTCGTGTTCTGCCACGCCCAGCGCCTGGATCAGCTCGGCCTGGCTGGCGAAATGCCGTGCACCGGGGCCGAACGCAGCGACCGCGTGGGCCATGTTCGGGCCGACGGCGTAGAGCGCGTCGACTTTGCCGGCGGCGTAGGCGCCAACCTCACGGTGGCCTTGCTCAGCCCAGTCGCCCAATTCGCCGATATCACCCAGCACCAGCACCTTGCGCCCGGCAAAAGTTTTCAGCAGGTCAACCGCCGCGTTAATCGAGGACGGGTTGGCGTTGTAAGTGTCATCAATCACGCGCATGCCGTGGGTGGCCAGTTGCGCGACCGTGCGGCCCTTGACCGGCTGCACCGCACCCAAACCGGTGGCGATACCGAACAGCGACACGCCCAGGGCGTATGCGGCAGCAGCGGCGGCCAAGGCATTGGCGACGTTGTGGTTGCCCAGCAGGTTCAGTTGCACGTGCTCACTGCCTTGCGGCGTATGCAAGGTGAAGGACGGGCAGCCACGGGCATCGACCGAAATGTTGGAGGCGTGGAAATCGGCCGCCGCGTTCAACACGGCAAACGTCAGCACCTTGCGACCGGCAGCCCGTACACGCCAGGTCTCGAAGGCTTTGTCGTCCAGATTCAATACAGCTGTGCCCGAGGCATCGAGGCCCTCAAGGATTTCACCCTTGGCTTCGACGATTTTCTCCGGGCCGCCGAATTCACCGACATGGGCGGTACCGGCGTTGTTGATAATCGCAACGTGGGGCTTGGTCAGCGCCACGGTGTAGGCGATTTCGCCGATGCGCGAAGCCCCCAGTTCAATCACCGCCGCCGTGTGCTCCGGGGCCAGTTCAAGCAGGGTCAGCGGAGCGCCGAAATCATTGTTCAGGTTGCCACGGGTGGCGAGTACCGGCCCGCGTGTGCGCAGGACCCCGGCGAGCAGCTCCTTGACCGTGGTTTTGCCGCTGGAACCGGTGATGGCCGCCACCGGCTGGGTGAAGGCGGCGCGGTTCAGCGCCCCCAGCTGGCCCAGCGCCAGGCGGGTATCGGCTACCAGCAACTGTGGCAAGGTGGAGTCTGCCACTTCACGTTGCACCAAGGCACCCACGGCGCCTTTGGCAGCGACGTCATTCAGGTAGTCGTGGCCGTCGAAACGCGGACCGGTCAGCGCAACAAAGAGTTGCCCCGGCTTGATGTTGCGACTGTCGATACTGACGCCGTCGAAGCTGCAATCACTCGACAGCACGCGGGCCGACAGGGCCTGGGCCAGTTCGCTGAACGTCATCGCCTTAAGCATGAGCGACCTCCCAGGCGGTCAAGGCGTGATCGGCCTCGACCAGATCGGAGAAGGCATGGCGTTCGCCTTTGATTTCCTGGTAATCCTCGTGACCTTTACCGGCCAGCACCACTACGTCGTCCGCACTCGCACCGGCGATCAATTGCGCGATGGCGGCACCGCGGCCGGCAACGAAGGTGGCCTTGGACGCGTCTTTAAAGCCTGCGCGGATATCGTCGAAAATCTGACTCGGGTCTTCGCTGCGTGGGTTGTCGTCGGTGACGAGCACGCCATCGGCCAGACGCTCGACAATCTCGGCCATCAGCGGGCGCTTGCCGCGATCGCGGTCACCGCCACAGCCGAACAGGCACAGCAACTTGCCCTTGGCGTGAGGGCGCAGGGCTTCGAGGACTTTTTCCAAGGCATCCGGGGTGTGGGCGTAATCGACCACCACCAGCGGCTGCGTGCCGCCACCCAGGCGTTGCATGCGACCGGCCGGGCCTTCCAATTTGGGCAGCACACGCAGGATTTCGTCGAGGGCGTAATCCAGGCCGAGCAGCGCGCCAATGGCGGCCAGCACGTTGCTCAGGTTGAAGCGACCGAGCAAGGTGCTGCGCAAATGGTGTTCGCCCTGCGGCGTGACCAGTGTGGCGCGCACGCCTTCGTCATTGAATTGGGCATCGCGGCAGTACAGGTACGCGCTGGAATCTTGCAGGCTGTAGCTGATCAGGCGCGCTTCGCTGTCTTCGCCTGCCAGTTGGCGGCCGAATGCATCGTCCAGGTTCACCACCCGGCACTTCAAGTCATTCCAGGCAAACAGCTTGGCCTTGGCGGCAGCGTAGGCCTCCATGGTGCCGTGGTAATCGAGGTGATCGCGGGACAGGTTGGTCATCACCGCCACATCGAAGGCCAGGGCGGTGACGCGGCCCTGGTCGAGGCCGTGGGACGAGACTTCCATGGCAACCGCCTTGGCACCGGCCTTTTTCAGGTCGGCCAGGGTCGCTTGCACGGCGATGGGGTTCGGCGTGGTGTGCAGGCCGCTTTGCAGCGCGCCATAAAAACCGGTACCCAGGGTGCCGACGATGCCGCAGTGCTGGCCCAACAGGTCAAGCGCTTGCGCGACAAGCTGGGTCACGCTGGTCTTGCCGTTGGTGCCGGTCACGCCTACCAGGTTGAGGTGGCGGCTCGGGTCGCCATAAAAGCGCCCGGCAATGTCCGACAGTTGCTTGGCCAAGCCTTTGACCGGAATCAATGGCACATCGGTGATCGGCAGCACGGTGGCGCCTTCCACTTCATAGGCCACGGCCGCCGCACCGCGTTGCAGGGCATCGGCGATGTGCGCACGGCCATCGTACTTGCCGCCCGGTACCGCCAGGAACAGGTCACCGGCGCGTACATTACGGCTGTCCAGGGTCAACTCGCGAATCAGCAGATCGCGGCCGGCGTGGGCAAAAATCTTGTTCAGGCTAAGGGACATCAGCCGCGCCCTCCATTGGCTTTTACAGCAGCGGCCGGTGGTCCGGCGTTCGCTTGTTGAGTCGGCGGCAGGTTGTCCGGCGTGATGTTCATCAGGCGCAGGGTGCCGGACATCACTTTGCTGAACACCGGCGCCGATACCAGGCCGCCGAAGTAACCGGCTTTGCTTGGCTCATCGATCACCACCACGATTGCGTAGCGCGGGTCGCTCATCGGGCCGAAACCGGCGAACAGCGAGCGATAGGAATTTTCCGCATAACCCTTGGTGCCCACCGAGGTTTTACGTGCGGTACCGGACTTGCCGGCCACGTGATACGCCGGCACCTGGGCGCGGAACACGCCCCGCGGTGCTTCGATCACTTGTTGCAACATGCCCTGCATGGTCTTGGCGACGTTTTCCGGGATCACCTGGGTGGCTTTCGGCGCTTCGTCGACATGGATCAGGCTCAGCGGAACCATCCGGCCATTATTGGCCAATACAGAGAAAGCGTGGGCAAGCTGGATCGCTGTCACCGACAGGCCGTAGCCATAGGAAAGCGTGGCGGTCTCGGCTTTTTTCCAGTCGCGGTAGTTCGGCAGGTTGCCTACGCGCTCGCCCGGAAAATCCAGGCCGGTGGGTTGACCCAGGCCGATCTTTTGCGCCAGGTGGTAGATGGTTTCACCGCCGATATCGAAGGCGACCTTACTCATGCCCACGTTACTGGAGTTGATCAGAATACCTGTCAAATCCAGCACCGGACCTTCGGTGCGGGACACGTCACGAATGGTGTATTTGCCCAGTTGCAACGTACCCGGATACACCTCGACCTTGTCGCTCGGCTTCCAGCGCCCGGTTTCCAGGGCAGCACTCATGGAGATGGCTTTCATGGTCGAACCCGGCTCGAACACGTCGATCATGGCGCGGTTGCGCATCATCGCCGGCTGCAGGTTGCGGCGGTTGTTCGGGTTATAGGTCGGCTGGTTGACCATGGCGAGGATCTCGCCGGTCTTGACGTCCATGATCACCAGGCTGCCGGCCTTGGCACCGTTCTCGATGATCGCGTTACGCAGCTCGCGGTTGGCCAGGTATTGCAGGCGCAGGTCAATCGACAACGCCAAGGGCTTACCGGCCTTGGCGTTTTTGGTGACTTGGACATCCTTGATCAGTCTGCCGCGCCGATCCTTGATGACTTGTCGTTTGCCGGGAACCCCGGCGAGCCATTCATCGTAGGCGAGTTCCACACCTTCACGGCCGTGGTCGTCAATGTCGGTGAAGCCCACCATATGTGCGGTCGTTTCGCCCGCCGGGTAGAAACGGCGGAATTCCTCGATACCGTAGACACCGGGGACTTTAAGGTCGAGCACCTGCTGGCCCTGCTCGGGGGTCAGGCCGCGCACCAGGTAGATGAATTCTTTATTGGCCTGAGCTTCAAGGCGCTCAGCCAGGGCTTTCGGGTCCTGGCCCAGGGCGGCGGCCAGCTCCGGCCACTTGTCCTTGGCGACCTGCAATTCCTTGGCGTTGGCCCACAGGGTGGTCACCGGTGTACTCACGGCCAGCGGCTCGCCGTTACGGTCGGTGATCAGGCCGCGGTGTGCAGGAATAGGGATATGACGCAGGCTGCGGGCATCACCCTGGCCGATCAGGAAGTCACGATCGACCACTTGCAGGTCGATGATCCGCCAGGCGATCGCCCCCACCATCAATGCCAGCAAGCCGAGCATCAGGCGGAAACGCCATGGGTAGAGTGCGCCTTCGAGTTTCATCATGGCGCCACCATGCGAACTTCGGCCGCGCCCGGGATGTGCATTTTCAGCTGTTCGGTGGCCAGCACTTCGATACGGCTATGGGCCGTCCAGGTGCTTTGTTCCAGAATTAGCCGGCCCCACTCCGCCTGCGCTTTGTCGCGCACGCTCAGTTCCCCGTACAGGGTATTGAGTAGTTGGCGGTTGTAGTGGGCGCTGTAGGACACCGCAATCGCGGAAATCAGCACGCCCACAAACAGCAGCAGCATAAAGAAGCTGCCGCCCGGGAGGGGCTTGGCGAAAAGCTTGCTCACCGCAACTTCTCCGCGACGCGCATGACGGCGCTGCGCGAACGTGGGTTGGCCTTGAGTTCGGCTTCGGAAGCGAACTGCGCTTTGCCATGGATTTTGATTTTCGGCACAAAGGCTTCGAAACGTACCGGCAGGTTGCGCGGCAGGTTGTCGGACTCGCCCTTGACCAGACGACGCATGAACAGTTTGACGATGCGGTCTTCCAGCGAGTGGAAGCTGATCACCACCAGGCGACCCCCCACTTCCAGCGCCTCGAGGGCGGCCTCCAGGCCAGCCTCCAGGTCGCCCAATTCGTTGTTGACGTGAATGCGCAGGCCCTGGAACGCACGGGTAGCCGGGTTCTTGCCTTTTTCCCACGCGGGGTTGGCGACTTTCAGCACTTCGGCCAGGTCGGCGGTGCGTTCGAACGGCTGGATTTCACGGCGCTCGACCACGGCACGCGCCATGCGGCCGGCGAAGCGTTCTTCACCGTATTCCTTGAACACGCGGGCGATTTCTTCCACCGGCGCGGTGGCGATGAACTGCGCGGCGCTCACGCCACGGGTCGGGTCCATGCGCATGTCGAGCGGGCCGTCGTTCATGAAGCTGAAGCCACGCTCCGGGTCGTCGAGCTGCGGCGAAGACACGCCCAGGTCAAGCAAAACCCCGGCCACCTTGCCCGCCATACCGCGCTCGGCCACTTCGGCACCCAGCTCGGCAAAGCTGCGCTGTACAACGACAAAGCGGCCGTCTTCGGCCGCTAGCGCTTGCCCGGTGGCAATCGCTTGAGGGTCTTTGTCGAACCCGAGGAGCTTACCGTCGGACCCGAGCTGGCTGAGTATCAACCGGCTATGCCCGCCCCTGCCGAACGTGCCATCCAAATAGCAGCCATCCGCGCGTACGGCGAGAGCCTCAACGGCTTCGTCAAGCAGTACGGTGATGTGGTTAAAGCCGCTATCAATAGTCACAGGATCAAATCACGCAGTTCATCAGGCATGGCGCCCGGTTGTTGAATAGCAGCCAGGTCAGCTGCAGAAACAGCATCCCAGGCATCTTCGTCCCACAATTGGAACTTGTTCAGCTGGCCCACCAGCATTGCGCGCTTGTCCAGCTTGGCGTACTCGCGCAAACGCGGCGGCACCAGGAAACGACCACTGCCATCGAGCTCGAGGTCGACGGCATTACCAATCAGCAAACGCTGGAGGCGGCGGTTTTCTTCACGCAATGAAGGCAGAGCGCGCAACTTGGTTTCAATCAACTCCCACTCATCGAGGGGGTAAACACACAAACAAGGATCAACGGCATCAATGGTGATGATTAACTGCCCGGAACTT
The genomic region above belongs to Pseudomonas poae and contains:
- the murD gene encoding UDP-N-acetylmuramoyl-L-alanine--D-glutamate ligase: MSLIASDHFRIVVGLGKSGMSLVRFLANRGTSFAVADTRENPPELVTLRRDYPHVEVRCGELDVEFLCRADELYVSPGLALATPALQAAAARGVKLSGDIDLFARNAKAPIIAISGSNAKSTVTTLVGEMAAAAGKRVAVGGNLGTPALDLLSDDVELYVMELSSFQLETTHDLGAEVATVLNVSEDHMDRYSGLPAYHLAKHRIFRGAKQFVVNRQDALSRPLMGEGMPCWTFGLGKPDFKAFGIREENGEKYLAFEFQNLMPVRELKIRGAHNQSNALAALALGHAVGLPFDAMLSSLRTFGGLEHRCQWVRDLNGVSYYNDSKATNVGAALAAIEGLGADIDGKLVLIAGGDGKGADFKDLKGPVAAHCRAVVLMGRDADVIAAALGDAVPQVRATSLDNAIAQCKALAQPGDAVLLSPACASFDMFKNYEERGQLFARAVEGLA
- the mraY gene encoding phospho-N-acetylmuramoyl-pentapeptide-transferase — protein: MLLLLAEYLQQFHKGFAVFQYLTLRGILGVLTALSLSLFLGPWMIRTLQNLQIGQSVRNDGPQSHLSKSGTPTMGGALILSSIGISTLLWADLHNRYVWTVLLVTLLFGAIGWVDDYRKVIEKNSKGLPSRWKYFWQSVFGLGAAIFLFMTAPSAVETTLIIPMLKDASIPLGIGFVVLTYFVIVGSSNAVNLTDGLDGLAIMPTVMVGGALGIFCYLSGNVKFAEYLLIPYVPGAGELIVFCGALIGAGLGFLWFNTYPAQVFMGDVGALALGAALGTIAVIVRQEIVLFIMGGVFVMETLSVVIQVASFKLTGRRVFRMAPIHHHFELKGWPEPRVIVRFWIITVILVLVGLATLKLR
- a CDS encoding UDP-N-acetylmuramoyl-tripeptide--D-alanyl-D-alanine ligase, which translates into the protein MLKAMTFSELAQALSARVLSSDCSFDGVSIDSRNIKPGQLFVALTGPRFDGHDYLNDVAAKGAVGALVQREVADSTLPQLLVADTRLALGQLGALNRAAFTQPVAAITGSSGKTTVKELLAGVLRTRGPVLATRGNLNNDFGAPLTLLELAPEHTAAVIELGASRIGEIAYTVALTKPHVAIINNAGTAHVGEFGGPEKIVEAKGEILEGLDASGTAVLNLDDKAFETWRVRAAGRKVLTFAVLNAAADFHASNISVDARGCPSFTLHTPQGSEHVQLNLLGNHNVANALAAAAAAYALGVSLFGIATGLGAVQPVKGRTVAQLATHGMRVIDDTYNANPSSINAAVDLLKTFAGRKVLVLGDIGELGDWAEQGHREVGAYAAGKVDALYAVGPNMAHAVAAFGPGARHFASQAELIQALGVAEHDKHTTILIKGSRSAVMENVVAALCGSSTEKH
- a CDS encoding UDP-N-acetylmuramoyl-L-alanyl-D-glutamate--2,6-diaminopimelate ligase, with product MSLSLNKIFAHAGRDLLIRELTLDSRNVRAGDLFLAVPGGKYDGRAHIADALQRGAAAVAYEVEGATVLPITDVPLIPVKGLAKQLSDIAGRFYGDPSRHLNLVGVTGTNGKTSVTQLVAQALDLLGQHCGIVGTLGTGFYGALQSGLHTTPNPIAVQATLADLKKAGAKAVAMEVSSHGLDQGRVTALAFDVAVMTNLSRDHLDYHGTMEAYAAAKAKLFAWNDLKCRVVNLDDAFGRQLAGEDSEARLISYSLQDSSAYLYCRDAQFNDEGVRATLVTPQGEHHLRSTLLGRFNLSNVLAAIGALLGLDYALDEILRVLPKLEGPAGRMQRLGGGTQPLVVVDYAHTPDALEKVLEALRPHAKGKLLCLFGCGGDRDRGKRPLMAEIVERLADGVLVTDDNPRSEDPSQIFDDIRAGFKDASKATFVAGRGAAIAQLIAGASADDVVVLAGKGHEDYQEIKGERHAFSDLVEADHALTAWEVAHA
- a CDS encoding penicillin-binding protein 2, whose amino-acid sequence is MKLEGALYPWRFRLMLGLLALMVGAIAWRIIDLQVVDRDFLIGQGDARSLRHIPIPAHRGLITDRNGEPLAVSTPVTTLWANAKELQVAKDKWPELAAALGQDPKALAERLEAQANKEFIYLVRGLTPEQGQQVLDLKVPGVYGIEEFRRFYPAGETTAHMVGFTDIDDHGREGVELAYDEWLAGVPGKRQVIKDRRGRLIKDVQVTKNAKAGKPLALSIDLRLQYLANRELRNAIIENGAKAGSLVIMDVKTGEILAMVNQPTYNPNNRRNLQPAMMRNRAMIDVFEPGSTMKAISMSAALETGRWKPSDKVEVYPGTLQLGKYTIRDVSRTEGPVLDLTGILINSSNVGMSKVAFDIGGETIYHLAQKIGLGQPTGLDFPGERVGNLPNYRDWKKAETATLSYGYGLSVTAIQLAHAFSVLANNGRMVPLSLIHVDEAPKATQVIPENVAKTMQGMLQQVIEAPRGVFRAQVPAYHVAGKSGTARKTSVGTKGYAENSYRSLFAGFGPMSDPRYAIVVVIDEPSKAGYFGGLVSAPVFSKVMSGTLRLMNITPDNLPPTQQANAGPPAAAVKANGGRG
- the ftsL gene encoding cell division protein FtsL, with the translated sequence MSKLFAKPLPGGSFFMLLLFVGVLISAIAVSYSAHYNRQLLNTLYGELSVRDKAQAEWGRLILEQSTWTAHSRIEVLATEQLKMHIPGAAEVRMVAP
- the rsmH gene encoding 16S rRNA (cytosine(1402)-N(4))-methyltransferase RsmH, translating into MDSGFNHITVLLDEAVEALAVRADGCYLDGTFGRGGHSRLILSQLGSDGKLLGFDKDPQAIATGQALAAEDGRFVVVQRSFAELGAEVAERGMAGKVAGVLLDLGVSSPQLDDPERGFSFMNDGPLDMRMDPTRGVSAAQFIATAPVEEIARVFKEYGEERFAGRMARAVVERREIQPFERTADLAEVLKVANPAWEKGKNPATRAFQGLRIHVNNELGDLEAGLEAALEALEVGGRLVVISFHSLEDRIVKLFMRRLVKGESDNLPRNLPVRFEAFVPKIKIHGKAQFASEAELKANPRSRSAVMRVAEKLR
- the mraZ gene encoding division/cell wall cluster transcriptional repressor MraZ, which codes for MFRGANAISLDAKGRLAMPSRYRDELISRSSGQLIITIDAVDPCLCVYPLDEWELIETKLRALPSLREENRRLQRLLIGNAVDLELDGSGRFLVPPRLREYAKLDKRAMLVGQLNKFQLWDEDAWDAVSAADLAAIQQPGAMPDELRDLIL